The Pseudomonas fulva 12-X sequence ATTGAGCACCAGCATCGGGTCGGTCGGGCGAGCCAGCTCGATCACCACGGTGTGGTCGTCGGTCGCGCGGATCTGCTGTTCGACGTTATCGGCGGTGAAGCCGTAGGCCTTCCAGGTCGAGGCCAGTGCCAGGTTGAGCTTGAGCACGCGCTGCAGCGACCAGATCACGTCCTGGGCGGTCAGCTCGTTGCCGGAGTGGAACTTGACGCCGCTGCGCAGGTGGAAGGTCAGCGTCTTGTGGTCGTCGCTGATTTCCCAGCGCTCGGCCAGGGCCGGTACCAGGGTGTCCGGCGCGGCAGCATCCTGCACCAGCAGCATGTCGTACAGGTTGGCGTTGACCTCGGAGACGTCCAGGCCAGTGGCGGCGGCCGGATCGAGGGACAACAGGTTGATCATGCTCATGCCGACGATGAGCTGGTCGGCAGGCGTCTTGGCCTGAACCGCGGTGGCGGTACCCAGGGCCAGGGTGGCGGCCAGCAGGCCCGCCAGCAGATGCGGAAGTGGTTTGATCATGAGACGGCCTTCTTATATTTATTCGACTCAGAAACGGCGCAGCCGCGCACGGCTGCGCAGCGGTGCATCAGTAGCGGTTGACGGTGTTGGTCTCGATGTAGGCGAAGTTGATGTCCTCACCGAGGCCCGGACGATCCGGCAGGTGCACGTAGCCGTCGCTGTCCATCGGGTCGACGATGCTGTTCAGGTAGGCCGGCACGTCGTCGTACTCGAGGAACGGGTGCAGCAGGCCGCGCTCGTACCAGTCGCAGTTCTTGATGGCGCCGACCACCGCCAGGTTGGCGGCACCGTTACCGTGGATCTCGCAGTGCATGCCGTAGGCTTCGGCCAGGTGCGCGACCTTCAGGCACGGTGCGATACCGCCGACCCCGGCCACACCGGCGCGCAGAATGTCACAGGCGCCCTGCCCGACCCAGCTGGCACGGCTCATGTACTTGCCACCGAGGGATTCCGGGCCCAGCACCGGGATGTCCAGGTTGGCCGCCAGCCACGCGTAGGATTCGGCGGACTCTTCCATCATCGGCTCTTCGAACCAGGCGAAGTCGAGCTTCTCCAGCTCACGACCGATGTACAGCGCGTCGGTACGGCTGTACCAGTGGTAGCCGTCGAGCATCAGCGCGATGTCCGGGCCGACCGCCTCGCGCACCGCGGCGCAGGCGCGCACGTCCATCTTCGGATCCGGCGCGAAGGAGATAGGCGGCATCCAGGTGTGCAGCTTGATCGCCTTGTAGCCGCGGGCAACCAGTTGCTCGGCGAAGCGGCCGTACTCTTCCGGGGTCGACAGGCCGCCCGGCAGGTCGTCGCCACACATGGTCGAGCCGTAGGCCAGCACCTTGTCGCGATAGCCGCCGATGAGCTTGTGTACCGGCTGCTTGAACTTGCGCCCTGCCCAGTCCCACAGCGCCTGCTCGACCAGCGCCAGAGCGCGGTCGGTCAACTGACTGGCACTGCCGCGCTGCCAATGGGCCAGGTCCTGCCAGATCTTCTCGCGGTCCAGGGCGTTCTGGCCGATCAGTACCTTACGCACGAAGCTGTCGATGATGTGCGGACGAATCAGTTCGGGCGCCCCGAAGGCATAGCCTTCAGTGCCGTCCTCGGTAGCGACGCGCAGCATGGCCATCTTGGCCAGGGACTCTTCGCCCGGGTGGGCATGGCCGGCCGCATCGACGCTGCGGCGGGTGGGATAGGTGAAAACCTCGACATTGACCTGAGTGATCTTCATTGAACGCGCCTTGGATCTTGTGATTATTTGAGTGGCCCGATGTATGTTGTCATACAGCGAATGCGCAGATAATTGCTGCAATCTCGAACGCTGTCAAGAAGCTGTAAAGAAGAAAAAAAGGGCTTACGTACCCATCAAATAGCCATCACCATTATTCGTAAAAGTGTCGACAAAATACGATAAAACAAATTAAAACAGCCACTTATATTAAAACTACCTGCGCACTCGAATCCACGCATGGAACGTGAAAAAGCCGGAGAAAAACAGCCAGGGCGTGGACTTTCCATCTGTATAAGGCGACGCGAAAACCTCAAAACGCACGCCAAAAAAGAACAACCAAGCAAGGTTGTCATACAGCAACCGCATAGCAGGCAGTTTCTCCAGGCAATAAAAAACCGCGCGATGCGCGGTTCTTGGAAACGCCTGGACGTCAGCGCTTGGCGATGATGTAAACCGCATGAATGATGCCCGGGAAGTAACCAAGCAGCGTGAGCAGGATGTTCAGCCAGAAGGCGCCAGCGAAGCCGACCTGCAGGAACACCCCCAACGGCGGGAGGATAATGGCGATCAGAATGCGGATCAGATCCATGATGGTAGTCCTATTAGTGGGCCCAACCGGGCGTTACCCCACAATCGACTGGCGCTGGCGATATCCGGTTCAAGAAAAATCGCGTGCCCACCACCGCCCCATGCCGCCCGCCAGACGGGCTCACGCGCTTTCCTATCGCCGTACGGAGTCTATAGTGTGCTGGCCCTGTCTATAACAGCTCCACCCTTCTCAGGAGAGTTTCCATGAGCAAAACGTACAACGTGGCCGTACTGGTCGGCAGCCTGCGCAAAGCGTCGATCAACCGCAAGCTGGCACTGGCACTCGCCGATCTGGCGCCGCAGCACTTGAAACTGAATATCGTCGAAATCGGTGAGCTGCCGCTTTACAACGAAGACATCGACGTCGATCCGGCTCCGGCCGCCTACACCGCCTTTCGCAATGCGCTCAAAGCCGCTGATGCGGTGCTGTTCGTGACCCCTGAATATAACCGCACGATTCCAGCGCCGATGAAGAACGCCGTGGATGTCGCCTCGCGGCCCTATGGGCAGAGCGCCCTGAGCGGCAAGCCGGCCGGCGTGGTCAGCGCCTCGCCGGGCGCCATCGGCGGCTTCGGCGCCAACCATCATCTACGCCAGGCCCTGGTGTTTCTCGACATGCCGGTACTGCAACAGCCCGAGGCCTACCTAGGCGGCGCCGGTAACTTCTTCGATGAAAACGGCAAGCTGAGCGACAGCATCAAGCCCTTCCTGCAGAAGTACATCGACACCTTTGCGGCCTGGGTGGAGAAAACAGCAAAGTCGTAAGACCGAGCACAAGAGCCTGCCCTGCGGGCTCTCGCTCCGGCGCCGAGATGTTTTTGCCGCGCAAAAAGAAAACCCCGCCGAGGCGGGGTTTTTCAGACTTGAACCTGACATCCTTGATCATCGCGCCATCCTGGCGGCGTCCCACGTATCCTTGTCTGTTCAGTGCGCTTCCTGCGCTAAGTCCGTGAGTTGAAGATTACGCCTGTGCCGCAGGTGGCCATAGTGGCTAAAGGCAGAACCGCGTGTAAGCAATAGCCTACACACAGTTCACCGACTCAGAACTGCTCGGCGGCCAGCAGATAGAGGCTGTCGCTGCCTGCGCCCACCGAGGCGTTCAGCGAGTGGATGCGCGGCAGCAGGCGCGCGAAGTAGAAACGTGCGGTGCCCAGCTTGCTGGCGTAGAAGTCATCCTGCCCTTCCTTGCCCTGCGCCGCCTTGGCCATCATCGCCCACATGTAGGCATAGGCGGTGTAGCCGAACAGGTGAAGGTACTCCACGGAAGCCGCGCCGATCTCGTTCGGATTGCCTTGCGCGCGTGCGAGCAGCGCTGCCGTCTGGGTTTCCAGAATCTCGACGGCCTCCAGCAGCGGCGCTTTGAATTCCTCTGCCAGAGCAACATCGCTGGCGAATGCTCGCACTTCTTCAGTGAAATGCTGGCAGAACGCCCCGCCATTGGCGACGATCTTGCGGCCGACCAGGTCCAGCGCCTGAATGCCGTTGGTGCCTTCATAGATCTGCGTGATACGGCAGTCGCGCACCAGCTGCTCCTGACCCCATTCGCGCACGTAACCATGGCCACCGAACACCTGCTGGCCGTGGATGGTGGTCTCCAATCCCAGATCGGTGAGGAAGGCCTTGGCCACCGGCGTCAGCAGCGCCACCAGCTCTTCGGCGCGCTTGCGGGTGGCTTCGTCTTCGCTGTATTTGGCGGTGTCGAGCTGCATGGCCACGTAGCTGGAGAAGGCGCGGCCGCCCTCGTTGAACGCCTTCATGGTCAGCAGCATGCGGCGCACGTCCGGGTGCACGATGATGGGGTCGGCCGCCTTGTCCTTGGCCACCGCACCGGTCGGCGCACGGCTCTGGATGCGCTCGCGGGCGTACTCGATGGCGCTCTGGTAGGAACGCTCACCGGTCGACAGACCCTGGATGCCGACACCCAGGCGCTCGTAGTTCATCATGGTGAACATCGCCGCCAGGCCACGGTTCGGTGCATCGATGATGTAGCCGGTGGCGCCATCGAAGTTCATCACGCAAGTGCTCGACGCCTTGATGCCCATCTTGTGCTCGATCGAGCCACAGGACACCGCATTGCGCTCGCCCAGCGAGCCGTCGGCGTTGACCATGAACTTGGGCACCAGAAACAGCGAAATGCCCTTGGGGCCGGCCGGTGCGTCCGGCAGTTTGGCCAACACGAGATGGATGATGTTTTCGGTCAGGTCGTGCTCGCCGCCGGTAATGAAAATCTTGGTGCCGCTGACCTTGTAGCTGCCGTCGGCTTGCGGCTCGGCCTTGGTGCGGATGATGCCCAGGTCGGTGCCGGCGTGGGGCTCGGTCAGGCACATGGAGCCGGCCCAGACGCCGGCATACATATTCGGCAGATAGGTCTGCTTGAGCTCCTCGCTGGCGTGGGCATTGATCGACAGGCAGGCGCCAGCGGTGAGCATCGGGTAGAGGCCGAACGACAGGCTGGACGAGTTGACCATTTCCTCGACCTGGGCGGAAATCACCTTGGGCATGCCCATGCCGCCGAACTGCGGGTCACCGCCCACGCCAACCCAGCCGCCCTCGGCGTAGGCCCTGTAGGCCTCGATGAACCCGGCTGGCGTGCGTACCTCGGTATTGGCCC is a genomic window containing:
- a CDS encoding NADPH-dependent FMN reductase, with protein sequence MSKTYNVAVLVGSLRKASINRKLALALADLAPQHLKLNIVEIGELPLYNEDIDVDPAPAAYTAFRNALKAADAVLFVTPEYNRTIPAPMKNAVDVASRPYGQSALSGKPAGVVSASPGAIGGFGANHHLRQALVFLDMPVLQQPEAYLGGAGNFFDENGKLSDSIKPFLQKYIDTFAAWVEKTAKS
- a CDS encoding YqaE/Pmp3 family membrane protein — its product is MDLIRILIAIILPPLGVFLQVGFAGAFWLNILLTLLGYFPGIIHAVYIIAKR
- a CDS encoding acyl-CoA dehydrogenase C-terminal domain-containing protein, with product MADYKAPLRDMRFVLNEVFQVSKLWAQLPALAEVVDEETANAILEEAGKITAGMIAPLNRASDEEGCTWANTEVRTPAGFIEAYRAYAEGGWVGVGGDPQFGGMGMPKVISAQVEEMVNSSSLSFGLYPMLTAGACLSINAHASEELKQTYLPNMYAGVWAGSMCLTEPHAGTDLGIIRTKAEPQADGSYKVSGTKIFITGGEHDLTENIIHLVLAKLPDAPAGPKGISLFLVPKFMVNADGSLGERNAVSCGSIEHKMGIKASSTCVMNFDGATGYIIDAPNRGLAAMFTMMNYERLGVGIQGLSTGERSYQSAIEYARERIQSRAPTGAVAKDKAADPIIVHPDVRRMLLTMKAFNEGGRAFSSYVAMQLDTAKYSEDEATRKRAEELVALLTPVAKAFLTDLGLETTIHGQQVFGGHGYVREWGQEQLVRDCRITQIYEGTNGIQALDLVGRKIVANGGAFCQHFTEEVRAFASDVALAEEFKAPLLEAVEILETQTAALLARAQGNPNEIGAASVEYLHLFGYTAYAYMWAMMAKAAQGKEGQDDFYASKLGTARFYFARLLPRIHSLNASVGAGSDSLYLLAAEQF
- a CDS encoding mandelate racemase family protein, producing MKITQVNVEVFTYPTRRSVDAAGHAHPGEESLAKMAMLRVATEDGTEGYAFGAPELIRPHIIDSFVRKVLIGQNALDREKIWQDLAHWQRGSASQLTDRALALVEQALWDWAGRKFKQPVHKLIGGYRDKVLAYGSTMCGDDLPGGLSTPEEYGRFAEQLVARGYKAIKLHTWMPPISFAPDPKMDVRACAAVREAVGPDIALMLDGYHWYSRTDALYIGRELEKLDFAWFEEPMMEESAESYAWLAANLDIPVLGPESLGGKYMSRASWVGQGACDILRAGVAGVGGIAPCLKVAHLAEAYGMHCEIHGNGAANLAVVGAIKNCDWYERGLLHPFLEYDDVPAYLNSIVDPMDSDGYVHLPDRPGLGEDINFAYIETNTVNRY